A stretch of Schistocerca cancellata isolate TAMUIC-IGC-003103 chromosome 3, iqSchCanc2.1, whole genome shotgun sequence DNA encodes these proteins:
- the LOC126175506 gene encoding uncharacterized protein LOC126175506 isoform X2 gives MSSWSATRPVGQVQDRNTFRQSVGDMSCSRGRIPASALALLLLVLVATTVLPPPAEAGFFFGRRQQSPALRWWPQRSQVAPATATTTGAPPASDQPGGKAMLNSMPSFKSCPYGQQRGHDGKCRRQIFG, from the exons ATGTCCTCCTGGTCAGCAACGCGACCGGTTGGGCAAGTGCAGGACCGCAATACCTTCCGCCAAAG TGTGGGCGACATGAGCTGCAGTCGTGGGCGTATCCCCGCGTCGGCgttggcgctgctgctgctggtgctggtggCCACGACGGTGCTGCCGCCACCGGCAGAGGCGGGCTTCTTCTTCGGCAGGCGGCAGCAGAGCCCGGCGCTCAGGTGGTGGCCGCAGCGTTCGCAGGTGGCCcctgccaccgccaccaccaccggcGCACCCCCGGCGTCCGACCAGCCCGGGGGTAAGGCCATGCTGAACTCGATGCCCAGCTTCAAGTCTTGCCCGTACGGCCAGCAGCGCGGCCACGACGGCAAATGCCGGAGACAGATCTTCGGATAG
- the LOC126175506 gene encoding uncharacterized protein LOC126175506 isoform X3, with translation MSCSRGRIPASALALLLLVLVATTVLPPPAEAGFFFGRRQQSPALRWWPQRSQVAPATATTTGAPPASDQPGGKAMLNSMPSFKSCPYGQQRGHDGKCRRQIFG, from the coding sequence ATGAGCTGCAGTCGTGGGCGTATCCCCGCGTCGGCgttggcgctgctgctgctggtgctggtggCCACGACGGTGCTGCCGCCACCGGCAGAGGCGGGCTTCTTCTTCGGCAGGCGGCAGCAGAGCCCGGCGCTCAGGTGGTGGCCGCAGCGTTCGCAGGTGGCCcctgccaccgccaccaccaccggcGCACCCCCGGCGTCCGACCAGCCCGGGGGTAAGGCCATGCTGAACTCGATGCCCAGCTTCAAGTCTTGCCCGTACGGCCAGCAGCGCGGCCACGACGGCAAATGCCGGAGACAGATCTTCGGATAG